Proteins encoded together in one Pseudomonadota bacterium window:
- a CDS encoding squalene/phytoene synthase family protein has protein sequence MDFADHCRERVAVPGSNYYYSTVFLPAERQSPLHVMFAFKEELTAIPRTCADPGVARLKLQWWRQELAAVFSGGRSAHPVATALAELAESAAPKIFAAIDAVEHDIGPLACPTFADLTAHFGRVYGGFWRIAAGIAGYDHPATPDRIADLGSAVDLSQSLQDLRIDATRGRAALPAAELSAHGIDPYDLSSPLTPRRLRPMLADHIERLRGLLSDGIARVPALDRMRQLNTLVMANLLLVILEEIKHDGYRVSEHRLGLTPVRKLLIAWRTKRRALRR, from the coding sequence GTGGATTTCGCCGATCATTGCCGCGAACGAGTGGCGGTACCTGGTTCGAACTATTACTACAGCACCGTTTTTTTACCGGCGGAACGCCAAAGCCCGCTGCACGTAATGTTCGCATTCAAAGAGGAACTGACGGCCATCCCGAGGACGTGTGCCGATCCGGGGGTCGCACGCTTGAAACTACAGTGGTGGCGGCAGGAACTCGCAGCGGTGTTTTCCGGAGGCCGCTCCGCGCATCCGGTGGCGACGGCGCTTGCGGAACTGGCCGAGAGCGCGGCGCCGAAAATCTTCGCGGCTATCGACGCCGTCGAACATGACATCGGCCCTCTCGCCTGCCCCACCTTCGCGGACCTCACGGCGCACTTCGGCAGGGTTTACGGCGGGTTTTGGCGCATCGCCGCCGGCATCGCCGGTTACGATCATCCTGCCACGCCGGATCGCATCGCGGATCTCGGGAGCGCCGTCGATCTGAGCCAGTCATTACAGGACTTGCGGATCGACGCCACCCGTGGCCGCGCCGCCCTGCCCGCCGCCGAGCTTAGCGCGCACGGGATCGATCCCTACGATCTATCCAGCCCGCTAACGCCCCGGCGCTTGCGCCCTATGCTTGCCGACCACATCGAGCGGCTCCGTGGCTTGCTCTCCGATGGCATCGCCCGGGTGCCGGCGCTCGATCGCATGCGCCAGTTGAACACCCTGGTGATGGCGAATTTGCTCTTGGTGATTCTAGAAGAGATAAAACATGACGGCTATCGAGTGAGCGAGCACCGATTGGGGCTCACGCCGGTCCGTAAACTGCTGATCGCGTGGCGAACGAAGCGCCGCGCACTTCGACGTTAG
- a CDS encoding HAD-IA family hydrolase: MLHERSALQAVFFDLDGTLADTAPDLAVALNRVRAEAGLARLPLDSIRPKVSGGTPALLGLAFDGIDLRSQEFQRLRTRFLALYGERVAEQTLLFPGMEEVLSFVETAGLPWGVVTNKPGWLTHRLLDALDLSTRARCIVSGDTTTHCKPHPAPLLHAADLLSVKAAQCAFAGDARDDIVAGHKAGMKTLVARFGYIDPSEDTAAWGADGEAHAPADIVHWLQSWTV, translated from the coding sequence TTGCTCCATGAGCGGTCCGCCCTGCAGGCGGTTTTCTTTGACCTCGATGGGACTCTGGCCGATACGGCGCCCGATCTCGCCGTGGCCCTTAACAGAGTGCGCGCGGAAGCAGGATTGGCCAGGCTGCCGCTCGACTCGATCCGGCCGAAGGTTTCTGGCGGCACCCCCGCCCTGCTGGGCTTGGCCTTTGATGGCATCGATTTAAGAAGCCAGGAATTCCAACGCTTACGCACGCGGTTTCTGGCGCTATACGGTGAGCGCGTGGCCGAACAAACACTTCTCTTCCCGGGCATGGAGGAGGTGCTGTCCTTCGTTGAAACCGCCGGACTCCCATGGGGGGTGGTCACCAACAAACCGGGCTGGTTAACCCATCGCTTACTCGATGCCCTCGATCTCTCGACGCGCGCGCGCTGTATCGTGAGCGGCGACACGACGACTCATTGCAAACCGCATCCGGCCCCTTTGCTGCACGCCGCGGATCTCCTGTCCGTGAAAGCCGCGCAATGCGCTTTCGCGGGCGATGCGAGGGACGATATCGTGGCCGGTCACAAAGCCGGCATGAAAACGCTGGTTGCCCGTTTCGGATATATCGACCCCAGCGAAGATACCGCCGCTTGGGGCGCCGACGGCGAAGCGCATGCGCCCGCCGACATCGTGCACTGGCTACAGTCTTGGACCGTGTGA
- the ubiG gene encoding bifunctional 2-polyprenyl-6-hydroxyphenol methylase/3-demethylubiquinol 3-O-methyltransferase UbiG, translating to MLERNIDPRELGKFESLASRWWDPDGDLRTLHDINPTRLRYINERAPLAGKKVLDVGCGGGILSEAMARLGAEVSAIDASEAAIEIATLHGIKSQVAVEYAAATPEEFARAHAGEYDVVTCLELLEHVPQPEHVIQACARLIKPGGPVFFSTINRTACAYLMAVIGAEYLMGLLPRGTHQYARFIRPSELARWARRHALTLADLKGFAYNPLTREVTITDDLAVNYIVCALAP from the coding sequence ATGCTCGAACGAAACATCGATCCGCGGGAACTGGGAAAGTTCGAATCGTTGGCGTCTCGATGGTGGGACCCCGACGGCGATCTTCGCACGCTGCACGATATCAATCCCACGCGCTTGCGCTACATCAACGAACGCGCACCCCTCGCGGGGAAAAAGGTCTTGGATGTGGGTTGCGGGGGCGGCATCCTGTCGGAGGCCATGGCCAGGCTAGGGGCGGAGGTTAGCGCGATCGACGCAAGCGAAGCGGCGATTGAAATCGCAACATTGCACGGGATCAAGAGCCAGGTTGCGGTTGAGTACGCGGCCGCGACCCCGGAAGAATTCGCCCGCGCGCACGCCGGAGAATACGATGTCGTCACCTGCTTAGAGCTGCTCGAGCACGTGCCGCAACCGGAACATGTGATTCAAGCCTGCGCGCGCCTTATCAAACCGGGCGGCCCGGTCTTTTTCTCCACGATCAACCGCACCGCCTGTGCTTATCTCATGGCGGTGATAGGCGCCGAATATCTAATGGGATTGCTGCCGAGGGGTACCCACCAATACGCTCGCTTTATCCGCCCCTCGGAGCTGGCACGCTGGGCGAGACGGCATGCGTTAACGCTCGCCGATCTCAAAGGATTCGCATACAACCCCCTGACGCGGGAAGTTACGATCACCGATGACCTCGCCGTCAACTATATCGTCTGCGCGCTTGCTCCATGA
- a CDS encoding protein phosphatase 2C domain-containing protein, whose protein sequence is MPTKLAWTSSACSHIGKVRKINEDAYLDKPHAGLWVVADGMGGHAAGDQASRSIVAALGGVSPAPALGVFVDRVCDCLQRVNQELIAMGAEKHRITGSTVVALLALGPGCAILWAGDSRAYLLRDGALKQLTADHSQIDLYVKLGLIARDQAANHPLSNIVTRAVGTHEALDLDRDTIEARAGDRFLLCSDGLYRHLTHEEIASRLRTGSASSAAQSLVELTLERGALDNVTVVLIDVADGRRAEDSAPNLDDTQPRLSMSDDAGKAFR, encoded by the coding sequence GTGCCCACGAAACTCGCTTGGACTTCGAGCGCGTGCTCCCACATCGGGAAAGTGCGCAAGATCAACGAAGACGCCTATCTCGATAAGCCGCATGCCGGCCTGTGGGTGGTCGCGGACGGCATGGGAGGACACGCGGCGGGAGACCAGGCGAGCAGGTCGATCGTCGCCGCCCTCGGCGGCGTGTCTCCCGCACCCGCGCTCGGCGTTTTCGTGGACCGCGTGTGCGACTGCCTGCAACGGGTCAATCAAGAGCTCATTGCGATGGGCGCCGAGAAACATCGCATCACGGGAAGCACGGTGGTGGCGCTCCTGGCGCTCGGACCCGGTTGCGCGATTCTGTGGGCGGGCGATAGCCGCGCGTATCTATTACGCGATGGCGCGCTCAAGCAGTTGACCGCCGACCATTCGCAGATCGACCTGTACGTGAAGTTGGGTCTGATTGCCCGTGATCAAGCCGCAAACCACCCCTTGTCGAATATCGTGACTCGCGCCGTGGGAACTCACGAAGCATTGGATCTCGATCGAGACACGATCGAGGCCCGCGCCGGCGATCGTTTTCTATTGTGCTCCGATGGCCTCTATCGACACCTGACCCACGAAGAGATCGCCAGCCGGCTTAGGACAGGTTCCGCCAGCAGCGCTGCCCAAAGCTTGGTCGAGCTCACGCTTGAGAGGGGTGCTCTCGACAACGTGACCGTGGTGCTCATCGATGTGGCCGATGGGCGCCGCGCGGAAGACTCGGCACCTAATCTGGATGATACCCAGCCGCGCCTAAGCATGAGCGACGACGCGGGCAAAGCATTCCGTTAA
- a CDS encoding adenylate/guanylate cyclase domain-containing protein → MRPSKVFFTIMFADISGSGELYRFLGDTEARLKIAEYLDLLTAIAAQYQGSVIKTIGDEILCTYPKPDAAMTAAGAMHRSFEAKNVMLNEGLTLDSALRIGMNYGPVIRDGSDIFGRAVNTAARMVAMAKSKQTLTTRRTVTQLTPLKRSLTRLADRVSIKGVRDPIDVFEVIWKEDEMTHSPCDIPADILATTGAEVSLLLRHQDREIQLNGRLPFVIIGRSTTCDLIVEDKMVSRQHLRIEFRRGKFYAIDYSTNGTFIKTSAGEELFIRREESPLCSSGQLRLGRSFGEPADHMVHFETKGQLGLFN, encoded by the coding sequence ATGAGGCCCTCAAAAGTTTTTTTTACCATCATGTTCGCTGATATCAGCGGCAGCGGCGAGCTGTATCGCTTTCTCGGGGACACAGAGGCGCGTTTAAAAATCGCCGAATACCTCGATCTACTGACGGCGATCGCGGCGCAGTATCAGGGAAGCGTGATCAAAACTATCGGCGACGAGATCCTCTGCACCTATCCGAAGCCCGATGCGGCGATGACCGCCGCCGGCGCGATGCACCGCTCCTTTGAAGCCAAGAACGTGATGCTCAACGAAGGTCTTACGCTCGATAGCGCCTTGCGGATAGGAATGAATTATGGACCGGTGATCCGTGACGGCAGCGATATCTTCGGCCGTGCCGTTAACACCGCCGCACGCATGGTGGCTATGGCCAAGTCGAAACAGACCCTCACCACGCGCCGTACGGTGACGCAGCTCACCCCGCTCAAGCGCTCGCTGACGCGCTTGGCCGACCGGGTATCGATCAAGGGGGTACGCGATCCCATCGATGTCTTCGAAGTGATCTGGAAAGAGGATGAGATGACCCATAGTCCGTGCGACATCCCGGCCGACATCCTTGCCACGACCGGCGCCGAGGTTTCGCTCTTATTACGCCACCAGGACCGCGAGATCCAACTAAACGGCCGTCTTCCGTTCGTGATCATAGGCCGAAGCACTACCTGCGATCTGATCGTCGAGGATAAGATGGTGTCGAGGCAGCACTTGCGCATCGAGTTTCGCCGCGGCAAGTTTTACGCGATCGACTACAGCACCAACGGAACGTTTATCAAGACCAGCGCCGGCGAGGAGCTGTTTATCCGGCGCGAGGAATCGCCGCTTTGTAGTTCGGGGCAACTGAGGCTTGGGCGCTCTTTTGGCGAGCCCGCCGATCACATGGTTCATTTCGAAACGAAAGGGCAGCTTGGTTTATTTAATTAA
- a CDS encoding kinase/pyrophosphorylase → MRRTVFFVSDSTGITAETLGNSLLTQFDGLDFKRITLPFVDNQETARAALSRIETAAAQDGARPLVFATMADPDLLDFLTGGRALVLDLFRVFIGPLEAELGRPSSHAKGRFHGMADNSTYDVRMDTLNFALTHDDGMSTARYPQADLVLLGVSRAGKTPTCIYLAMQFGVRAANYPLTEEDLTRQSLPKALVPIRPRLYGLTIDPERLHRIRSERRRHSAYASLNQCRKEITDAEALFRSERIRSLNVTSMSIEEIGSHLLQEMGLERRSF, encoded by the coding sequence ATGCGGCGCACGGTATTTTTCGTTTCCGACAGCACGGGAATCACCGCCGAGACCCTCGGCAATAGCCTTTTGACCCAGTTCGACGGTCTCGATTTCAAGCGTATCACACTGCCCTTCGTCGATAACCAAGAAACCGCCCGAGCGGCGCTGTCGAGGATCGAAACCGCCGCGGCGCAAGATGGAGCGCGTCCGCTGGTATTTGCAACGATGGCCGACCCGGATCTGCTTGATTTTTTAACTGGCGGCCGGGCCTTGGTATTGGATTTGTTTCGCGTCTTCATCGGCCCCCTGGAGGCCGAGCTTGGCCGCCCCTCGAGCCACGCCAAGGGCCGTTTCCATGGAATGGCCGATAACAGCACCTATGACGTGCGCATGGACACGCTGAATTTTGCCCTCACCCACGATGACGGCATGTCCACGGCGCGTTACCCGCAAGCGGATCTCGTCTTGCTCGGTGTCTCGCGTGCCGGTAAAACACCCACGTGCATCTATCTCGCCATGCAATTCGGCGTGCGCGCCGCAAACTACCCGCTCACGGAGGAAGATTTAACGCGGCAAAGCCTCCCCAAGGCCTTGGTTCCGATACGCCCGCGGCTCTACGGCCTGACCATCGATCCCGAACGGCTCCATCGCATCCGCTCCGAGCGCCGCCGGCATAGCGCCTATGCGTCGCTCAACCAATGCCGCAAGGAGATCACCGACGCCGAAGCTCTGTTCCGTAGCGAACGTATTCGGTCGTTGAACGTGACCTCCATGTCGATCGAGGAGATCGGCTCGCATCTCTTGCAAGAGATGGGCTTGGAGCGGCGTTCATTCTAA